The window GTCAAACTCGCCCCGTCAAGGGTGATATATCCCTTCTCAACGACATAGCGGAGGATATCCTTGTCGCGCGGCTGCAGCCGGAACACCAGCGCATTGCCATCGGGAGTCACCGATAGAATCGTCGCGACCGTGTCGACATGGCCCTGTACGAAATGCCCGCCCATGCGCGTATCCGCCGACACCGCGCGCTCCAGGTTCAGCGGGGATCCGGTCGTCAACGATCCGAGATTCGTGCGGCGCAGCGTCTCCGGCGCAACACCGACTTTGAACCAGGTCTTGTCGAATTCGGTGACCGTCAGACATGTCCCGTTCACGCTGATGCTATCCCCCAGATGCGCGTCTATCAGGATCTCCGCGCAGTCCGAGATCGTGAGTGACGtgcccccgccgccgctgatggtggtgtcgaGGGGCTCGAGGGCCGTGACCGCTATTCAAACATATCGTCAGTTCGGTCGGGCATAATATATCTTTTTGGGTGTTGCTCACTCCCGATTGTCTCAACCAGACCCGTAAACATTGttgtggtggatgatgaagatctgTTTCGGCCTCCCTCGGCCTCGGTTCGGTGGGGCAGAGCGGTGTCGGCGTTTCGGCGGAGTTTCTCcaactctctttctcctcatATACTTTCCTCTTCGTTTTGGTTTTGCTGGATGCATGCATGATACCCCTTAGACAACACAATGGCTGCGCTTCGATTCCATGCGCTCGTCCGGTCGCGCCCTTCCTGGTCTGGTTCTGTCCTGCGCCGCTCcccgcagcagccatggcggagcTACTCCGTTGCGACGACGGGGAGTGACACTTTGCCCTTGGCAGGAATCAGGGTGCTGGATATGACGCGGGTGTTGGCTGGAGTGAGTTATCTTACTAAATCGCAAAGCGATTGTGCTGACTTGCTTGGCTTAGCCTTACTGTACTCAGATTCTGGGTGATCTGGGGTATGTACTCTGAGCTTCCCCATAATGCAGACGCTAATATCCCGATTCAGAGCGGACGTGATCAAGGTCGAACACCCCGCGCGAGGCGACGATACCAGAGCTTGGGGGCCCCCGTATGCGAAATATGAGGATGCCTCCAGAAAGGGCCCGGGGGAGAGCGCGTACTACTTGGCGGTACGAGACAGGCACGCTGGAATACTATCAATTGACTTGGCTGACGAGGTACAACAGGTCAACCGCAATAAGAAATCTATTGGCCTGTCCTTCCAGCACAAATCCGGCGTCGAGATCCTCCACAAACTAGCAAAGGAGTGCgacgtcctcgtcgagaacTACCTCCCCGGCGGACTGAAGAAATACAACATGGACTACGAAACCCTCAAGAAAATCAACCCTAAGCTGATCTATGCCAGCATCACGGGATATGGCCAAACAGGTCCCTACAGCAACCGAGCCGGCTACGACGTTATGGTTGAGGCGGAGATGGGTCTGATGCATATCACCGGCTCCCGGGATGGACCACCCGTCAAGGTCGGTGTCGCAGTCACCGATCTTACGACAGGACTGTATACCTCCAATGCCATCATGGCAGCATTACTTGCCCGCGTACGAACGGGTAGGGGCCAGCATATTGACGCTTGCCTGAGTGACTGCCAAGTCGCGACGTTGTCGAACCTGGCCAGCTCTGCACTGATCAGCGGAGAAAAGGATTCGGGAAGATGGGGCACCGCGCACCGTCAGTGGAAAATATCCTCAGTTCTCTTATTCTCGTACTAACGTCTTCCAGCATCGATCGTGCCCTACCACAGCTACAAGACCCGCGACGGAGACATtctcttcggcggcggcaacgaCCGTCTCTTCGGCGTGCTCGCCGATCGACTCGGCTTTCCGGAGTGGAAGACAGATGCCCGCTTTGCGACAAACAGCGATCGGGTCAAGCATCGGGCCGAGGTCGACGGCATGATCGAGGATCTCACCACGCAGAAAACCACGCAAGAGTGGTTGGAGATTTTCGAGGGAAGCGGCATGCCCTATGCGGCTGTCAATGATATTCAGGGAACATTGAACCACGCCCATAGTATGTTTTTTCTCCtggttgttttcttctcACACCAGCTAATATCGCACTGCGAATAGTTCAAGCCCGCGGAATGGTCACCGAGATAGATCACCCTGCTTGTGGGCCGATTAAACTCGTCAACACGCCCATCAAGTACTCTGAGGCGACGCCTGGTGTGCGCACGCCTCCCCCTACTCTCGGACAGCATACAGATGAGATTTTGACGGGGATTCTGGATTATGGGGAGAAAGATGTGTCCCGTCTGAAGGCTGATGGGGTAGTGTcatagatatatatacatgTCGACAATCGCCATTGTAGATACCTATGAATACAATTGTATATACCCGAGTCCCTTATCCCCCTCAAACAACACGACAATAATCCATCAATGATAATGATCAATCAACAATGGAATGCCGCATCGCATACCCCAAATTCAGTCATCAATCACGTGACGCTATACAGACCCTGGGTCCTTCCCTCCGTCGCACTTTCCCTCCCCCGTGAGCCTCCCTCAATCGCCATTCAAGACGAGGCAGGCGCATTGATCGTATTCACTGCGGCCGCAATACACGGCAGGAGTGCCCGTCCCCCTCTATAAATTGCTCTCTctatttctcttctttctcctctttttctcccATCTTCAATACCCACCCTACTTTCCTCCACACCTCTTCATAACTTGATTCTCAATATGAGACTCTCAAATATTGCCCAGTCTGCAGGTCAGGCTACACAATCTCCCCTATCACAACCCACAGAGAAATCCATATATCCTCAACCGCCGGAAAAGGCCGTACCTCAATCAGCCGAATCTCCAGTGAAACGACTGAAGATCACATTTAATCGGGGCGGGGAGTCGGCCCAGATcctgcctcttcctcataTACAGCCTCCATCTTACACCCAGCCCACATTCACGGCCACGCCGCAGCCCGTGCGGAATACTGCTTCTGCGCCTCGGGGCCGGAGACGAGGTGGGGCCAGCCTATTTGGGAAGCGCAAGCGTGCAGACGAAGATATCATCAAGGCAGGACCGGACTCTTCGTCTGAGGACGGGgaccatgatgatgaggCAGATTTTACACCCAGTTCAACGCAGACTCGCTTCGGTCGAGCTGTTAATCGGCCTGCGGCTTATACTTCgattcttccttctccgcaGAAGGATCCGAGTCTCCCAAAAAAGGCTACATTTACTAGCGCAAGTACAAATACCGGGACTGGTACCGGCACGGGCACAACTCGAAAACGCAAGCACTTCTTCCGCAAGAAAGATGCGAATATCGTTTGCATTCATTGCCAGAGGGGAAACAGTCCGTCGACCAATACCATTGTCTTCTGTGATGAATGCAATGCGCCGTGGCACCAGAGGTGTCACGATCCCCCGATTGACGACGAGGTTGTTCTTGTAAAGTCGAAGAACTGGTCTTGTCATGAGTGCAAGCCCGTGCCGCGGCCGACTGCTCCGCCTGACATGAATCAAGAAcaaaggaagaaacagacACAACCTGCGCAGCCTCTGTTTAGGGCTCCTCTTATTCCGCACTTTGACGTGGGTGGGGATCGGTTGACTGCGGCAGAAAGGCGGGCGTACCtctcgtctctctcccaTTCCTCGCTTGTGGAGTTGCTGGTCACTATTTCAGATAAAAATCCGACAATTCCGATGTTCCCTGCCAATATGAACGAACTGCGGGGCTCTGAATTTGTTTACCAGCCAAGGACAGCACCTACTACGGACTCGACCTTGAATGAGCGTGGCGCTAATTCGAAGACACCTACTGATTTGCCCGTCACCAATCCGGCGAAGGGAGATGGCTCGCAAACTGAATTTCATGCTGCTCCAGAGAACTCGGAATTGCCCGTCCCTGAGGCATCTCAAATGGAAAATCAATCTTCAGCGCCTGTTGCTGCATCTATTGCACCACCCAAAACAGAAATCCCTGCTCAGAAGCCCGCACAGTcagaggacgaggacgaggattTGGAAGAGGTTGAGGACCACCGTCTGTACCCACGAGCAGGCAATGGGTTCCGTCCATCATTAAATCCAGATGACTTGGATATCCTTCGAGAAGATCCTGGGTGTACGACTTTCAGTCATGCCCTGCATGGGCCTGCGAAGCACGCCAAGAAGCCGGTTCAGGTGTGGCGGATGTTGATGAAGGGGTGAGGGTCTGGTCTTGTTGCTGTCGATTTGATGGAGTGAATTGAACTGGAAATGTCAGGAAGATGACAGCCTTTGCATATCTACATAGCTCAGGTCATGTACCTTTGTAATGCACGCAGCACTCCATAGTATAACTTGTTCCATGGCCTTCAGGCACTCTTCCTACAATTCTCTGTCAACCATCCATGCGAGCGATGTATTTATTTTCTATAACACGTTCCAGCTTCTCTGAAAGATGGGAGCCCCACTTGATCTCTCGGTCATTGCTAGTAAACTCGAGTCTAGATTAGTATAGAACAAGTTGCAAGAGTGATCAGGAGAGCCATACCACTTCAAAATCCCGGTATTccgccttcagcttctcgaaAACGCCATGACTTCCACTTCAGGACACAACTGCTCGACTTAGTCCGACTGATGGAAGATGCGTTATCCCTAATCAGCACGGCCACCTTCCAcagagctggagaagctaCTCAATGGATGATTCGAAGAACGCCGCATCAGCCCCACCAACTACTGATGATCGACGCGTCCAACTCactcttctccaacttcacTCGACACCGAGGAATAAATACTCAGCGACCTGACGACAAACGATGCCTTGATTCAATAATATCATCACCAATACACAATgtcctcaccaccactcaTCCACACCACCCGCACAGCCACCCCGTTACCCTCCCATCCCAAGAAATGGCACGCATCCCTAACCCTCGACACCTTCCTCAACGTCCTGTACCGCACGCTCCTCAACCCAGGACTAGCATGGCTCCTCGTGCTCTCGCTCCGCGCACAGGTCACGCCAACGACCGATCCCGTCTTCATCGGCTCCGTCGCCTACGCGGTCCTGCTGACAGCGCTCTTCGTGCTCAAGATCGTCAACCAGCGCGTCGCGCACGGAATCCCCCGCGCG of the Penicillium psychrofluorescens genome assembly, chromosome: 1 genome contains:
- a CDS encoding uncharacterized protein (ID:PFLUO_001844-T1.cds;~source:funannotate), which produces MFTGLVETIGTVTALEPLDTTISGGGGTSLTISDCAEILIDAHLGDSISVNGTCLTVTEFDKTWFKVGVAPETLRRTNLGSLTTGSPLNLERAVSADTRMGGHFVQGHVDTVATILSVTPDGNALVFRLQPRDKDILRYVVEKGYITLDGASLTVTKVVDGEDGFWEVMMIAYTQEKVVMAGKKAGEEVNVEIDIVGKYVEKSVQGYFAGTANGDFAVLEKMVARIVDEKLKK
- a CDS encoding uncharacterized protein (ID:PFLUO_001845-T1.cds;~source:funannotate), which produces MAALRFHALVRSRPSWSGSVLRRSPQQPWRSYSVATTGSDTLPLAGIRVLDMTRVLAGPYCTQILGDLGADVIKVEHPARGDDTRAWGPPYAKYEDASRKGPGESAYYLAVNRNKKSIGLSFQHKSGVEILHKLAKECDVLVENYLPGGLKKYNMDYETLKKINPKLIYASITGYGQTGPYSNRAGYDVMVEAEMGLMHITGSRDGPPVKVGVAVTDLTTGLYTSNAIMAALLARVRTGRGQHIDACLSDCQVATLSNLASSALISGEKDSGRWGTAHPSIVPYHSYKTRDGDILFGGGNDRLFGVLADRLGFPEWKTDARFATNSDRVKHRAEVDGMIEDLTTQKTTQEWLEIFEGSGMPYAAVNDIQGTLNHAHIQARGMVTEIDHPACGPIKLVNTPIKYSEATPGVRTPPPTLGQHTDEILTGILDYGEKDVSRLKADGVVS
- a CDS encoding uncharacterized protein (ID:PFLUO_001846-T1.cds;~source:funannotate) produces the protein MRLSNIAQSAGQATQSPLSQPTEKSIYPQPPEKAVPQSAESPVKRLKITFNRGGESAQILPLPHIQPPSYTQPTFTATPQPVRNTASAPRGRRRGGASLFGKRKRADEDIIKAGPDSSSEDGDHDDEADFTPSSTQTRFGRAVNRPAAYTSILPSPQKDPSLPKKATFTSASTNTGTGTGTGTTRKRKHFFRKKDANIVCIHCQRGNSPSTNTIVFCDECNAPWHQRCHDPPIDDEVVLVKSKNWSCHECKPVPRPTAPPDMNQEQRKKQTQPAQPLFRAPLIPHFDVGGDRLTAAERRAYLSSLSHSSLVELLVTISDKNPTIPMFPANMNELRGSEFVYQPRTAPTTDSTLNERGANSKTPTDLPVTNPAKGDGSQTEFHAAPENSELPVPEASQMENQSSAPVAASIAPPKTEIPAQKPAQSEDEDEDLEEVEDHRLYPRAGNGFRPSLNPDDLDILREDPGCTTFSHALHGPAKHAKKPVQVWRMLMKG